A window of Lytechinus pictus isolate F3 Inbred chromosome 7, Lp3.0, whole genome shotgun sequence contains these coding sequences:
- the LOC129264800 gene encoding B-cell lymphoma/leukemia 11A-like, whose protein sequence is MQIYTFPKEERPFSRSRSVSVESVSQVDSLSPKSTTSSTSKQLIPKPIESSLPQIIHPPLAPIPVHSPHSHPVDGHTPTFPVLIRPTGPDRLYSPGLERLYPHINHMHRRDFHMPPPESRITELPPHISPVSIADFHTQLPFVPPPPPPLPPPHLQPQHQHQHQHQPPTDSSAANHLKLLAKKSPPLSPHRRLPYPGYPTRRYPSFSSKGKSCEFCGKTFKFQSNLVVHRRSHTGEKPFKCHLCDHACSQASKLKRHMKTHMNKPPSAMGSAPDMDDKDENSNEEEGQEGSMGTGDRKNMSDSSSPEEEEMEEEEEEEEEEEEEKEEEEEEEEEPDEADMVDIKPKEPERENEEITVKSEGEAKSSEQEFEEERSKERRPSSADVERVRNVSRGSPKGLSHHHSSLLSEMMVNSGLDEIQQYSEAFKQAIAERNIIFGKPRSLSDVSSPENHHPRNSNSRPPSRPHDHHSPIESSLMARLRAEHTLFQGNHPLTQGIVERSAMSDLELVTNRIKMEPSTSWPPSPLAIHREPLMSSPVRSDASPLGTTNGGPAAFFAQRRFIESNGGMPSNAVLPYSSPPNRMKPQRASEKRSDTCEFCGKRFKNCSNLTVHRRSHTGEKPYKCQLCSYACAQSSKLTRHMKTHGHGAKEVFKCEVCNMPFSVYSTLEKHMKKEHWGAIKGLAPRTDAVGARMYSYKANLPGLSK, encoded by the coding sequence ATGCAGATATACACATTTCCAAAGGAGGAGAGGCCTTTCTCAAGGTCCCGGTCTGTGTCTGTGGAGTCGGTCTCTCAGGTGGACTCCCTCTCACCCAAGAGCACAACATCTAGCACCAGCAAGCAGCTTATTCCCAAACCAATAGAGAGCAGTTTACCACAAATTATTCACCCTCCACTGGCTCCTATACCAGTCCACAGTCCACATTCTCATCCTGTAGATGGTCACACGCCAACGTTTCCAGTCTTAATTCGTCCAACGGGCCCAGATAGGCTGTATTCACCTGGGTTGGAGAGGCTTTATCCCCATATAAATCACATGCACCGGAGGGATTTTCATATGCCTCCTCCAGAGAGTAGAATCACTGAGCTACCACCACATATATCTCCTGTCAGCATAGCCGACTTTCACACTCAGCTGCCATTTGTCccccctccaccgccacccCTACCGCCACCACACCTTCAACcgcaacatcaacatcaacatcaacatcaaccACCGACGGATTCCAGTGCTGCAAACCACTTGAAGCTGTTGGCCAAAAAGAGCCCACCACTCTCACCACACAGGCGTCTGCCTTACCCTGGCTATCCGACCCGCAGGTATCCATCTTTCTCGTCCAAGGGCAAGTCATGTGAATTCTGCGGGAAGACGTTCAAGTTCCAGAGCAACTTGGTCGTCCATCGCAGATCTCATACAGGTGAGAAACCTTTTAAGTGTCATCTGTGTGATCATGCCTGCAGTCAAGCCAGCAAGCTAAAGCGACACATGAAGACACACATGAATAAACCACCATCGGCAATGGGATCCGCTCCAGATATGGATGATAAGGATGAAAACAGCAATGAGGAAGAAGGGCAAGAGGGATCAATGGGCACCGGCGATAGAAAGAATATGAGTGATAGCTCCTCCCCAGAAGAGGAAGAGatggaggaggaagaagaagaggaagaggaggaagaggaggaaaaggaagaagaggaagaagaagaggaagaaccTGATGAGGCAGACATGGTTGATATAAAACCAAAGGAACCTGAAAGAGAGAATGAAGAAATAACTGTGAAGTCTGAAGGTGAAGCCAAATCATCAGAACAAGAATTTGAAGAGGAAAGATCCAAGGAAAGGAGGCCATCAAGCGCTGATGTGGAACGCGTGAGGAATGTGAGCAGAGGGAGTCCTAAAGGACTATCACATCATCATTCTTCATTGTTAAGTGAGATGATGGTCAATTCTGGATTAGATGAAATTCAGCAATACAGCGAAGCATTTAAGCAGGCCATAGCAGAACGGAATATAATCTTTGGAAAGCCTCGATCGTTGAGTGATGTATCGTCACCAGAAAACCACCATCCACGTAATTCTAACAGCAGGCCACCATCCAGACCACATGATCACCACAGTCCCATTGAATCAAGTTTGATGGCAAGGCTACGAGCAGAGCATACCCTTTTCCAAGGTAATCATCCTTTAACACAAGGTATAGTAGAGCGTAGTGCTATGTCTGACTTGGAACTGGTGACCAACCGCATCAAAATGGAACCATCAACATCATGGCCACCTTCTCCTTTAGCAATACATAGAGAACCACTCATGTCATCACCCGTCCGCTCGGATGCCAGCCCACTTGGAACAACAAATGGCGGTCCAGCTGCTTTCTTTGCTCAGCGTCGCTTCATAGAATCCAACGGTGGCATGCCATCCAACGCCGTACTGCCATACTCAAGTCCTCCCAATAGAATGAAGCCACAAAGGGCATCGGAGAAACGGAGCGATACCTGCGAGTTCTGTGGCAAGCGGTTCAAGAATTGCAGCAACTTGACGGTCCATCGTCGTTCACACACTGGTGAGAAGCCGTACAAATGTCAGCTGTGTTCATATGCTTGTGCTCAGAGTAGCAAGCTTACACGCCACATGAAGACCCATGGTCATGGTGCAAAAGAAGTCTTCAAGTGTGAGGTGTGCAACATGCCCTTCTCTGTCTACAGCACTCTAGAAAAGCACATGAAGAAAGAGCATTGGGGGGCCATCAAGGGGTTGGCTCCCCGTACCGACGCGGTGGGTGCACGAATGTACAGCTACAAGGCCAATCTACCAGGATTGTCTAAGTGA